One Paraburkholderia phytofirmans OLGA172 genomic window carries:
- a CDS encoding CysB family HTH-type transcriptional regulator: MNLHQFRFVREAVRQNFNLTEAAKALFTSQPGVSKAIIELEDELGVEIFTRHGKRVRSLTEPGRIILQSVEKILQEVESLKRVGKDYAAQDQGNLVIAATHTQARYSLPAAIAEFKKRFPKVHLSILQGSPTQVAEMVIHDQADLAIATEAIANYKELVSLPCFQWHHVAVMQPDHPLLDRKLLSLDDLTQYPLITYDNAFAGRTKINEAFRLRGLHPDIVLEAIDADVIKTYVELGLGVGVMADIAFNAERDRHLRAMPVGHLFGSNVTRVALKQGAYLRSYVYTLVELLSPSMNRRLIEQALKGEHETYEL, from the coding sequence ATGAACCTGCATCAATTCCGCTTCGTCCGCGAGGCTGTGCGGCAGAATTTCAACCTGACCGAAGCGGCTAAAGCACTGTTTACAAGCCAGCCGGGCGTTTCCAAGGCGATCATCGAGCTGGAAGACGAATTGGGCGTCGAAATCTTCACACGACACGGCAAGCGCGTGCGCTCGCTGACCGAGCCGGGACGCATCATTCTTCAGTCGGTTGAGAAAATTCTGCAGGAGGTCGAGAGCCTCAAGCGGGTTGGTAAAGATTACGCGGCCCAGGATCAGGGCAATCTGGTGATCGCCGCCACCCACACACAGGCCCGCTACTCACTTCCGGCCGCTATCGCCGAGTTCAAGAAGCGCTTCCCGAAAGTTCACCTTTCAATCCTGCAGGGCAGCCCGACGCAGGTCGCCGAGATGGTGATCCACGACCAGGCCGATCTGGCCATCGCCACCGAAGCGATCGCCAACTATAAGGAACTGGTCTCGCTACCGTGTTTCCAGTGGCACCACGTCGCCGTGATGCAGCCGGATCATCCGCTGCTCGACCGCAAACTTTTATCGCTGGATGATCTGACCCAATATCCTTTGATTACGTACGACAACGCGTTCGCCGGCCGCACCAAGATCAACGAGGCGTTCCGCCTGCGCGGCCTGCATCCGGACATCGTGCTGGAGGCGATCGACGCCGATGTGATCAAGACCTACGTCGAACTGGGACTTGGCGTCGGCGTTATGGCGGACATCGCGTTCAACGCCGAGCGCGACCGCCATCTGCGCGCGATGCCGGTAGGCCACCTGTTCGGCAGCAACGTGACGCGGGTCGCGCTGAAACAGGGCGCGTATCTGCGCAGCTATGTGTATACGCTCGTCGAACTGCTGTCGCCGAGCATGAACCGCAGGCTGATCGAACAGGCACTCAAAGGCGAACACGAAACCTACGAACTTTGA
- a CDS encoding nitrite/sulfite reductase, giving the protein MYQYDQYDQTIVDERVVQYADQVRRRLSGELSEEEFRPLRLQNGLYLQRHAYMHRIAIPYGNLRSDQMRVLAQIAREHDRGYGHFSTRSNIQYNWIKLEETPEILRKLAAVQMHGIQTSGNCIRNITADQFAGVAPDEVVDPRPWAEILRQWSTFHPEFAWLPRKFKIAVSGSKEDRAAVQIHDMGVYLKKNEQGELVADILAGGGMGRTPIIGAIIRRDLPWQHLLTYCEAVLRVYNRYGRRDNMYKARIKILVKALSPEKFSAQVEEEWQHLKDGPSTLTQAEVDRVSQYFQPPVYEKLADTDASFEKHLLENRAFARWVERNVRPHKVTGYSSVTLSLKPTTIAPGDATDAQMEAVADWADEYSLGEIRVSHEQNLILANVQKRDLFALWEKAKAQGFATPNIGLLTDIIACPGGDFCSLANAKSIPIALAIQERFNDLDYVYDLGDVSLNISGCINACGHHHVGNIGILGVDKDGSEWYQVTLGGEQGTGATGAHLGRVIGPSFSAEEMPDVISKVIDTFVENRIEGERFVETYNRIGITPFKERVYASRQPAHA; this is encoded by the coding sequence ATGTACCAATACGATCAGTACGACCAGACCATCGTCGATGAGCGGGTCGTGCAATACGCCGATCAGGTTCGCCGCCGCTTGTCGGGCGAATTGAGCGAAGAGGAGTTCCGTCCGCTGCGTCTGCAGAATGGCCTGTACCTGCAGCGTCACGCGTACATGCACCGCATCGCGATTCCGTACGGCAATCTGCGCAGCGACCAGATGCGCGTGCTGGCCCAGATCGCGCGCGAACACGACCGCGGCTACGGCCACTTTTCGACGCGCTCGAACATCCAGTACAACTGGATCAAGCTTGAAGAAACGCCGGAAATCCTGCGCAAGCTTGCGGCCGTCCAGATGCACGGCATTCAGACCTCGGGCAACTGTATTCGTAACATCACGGCCGACCAGTTCGCGGGCGTAGCCCCGGATGAAGTGGTCGATCCGCGTCCGTGGGCAGAAATCCTGCGCCAATGGTCGACGTTCCACCCGGAATTCGCGTGGCTGCCGCGTAAGTTCAAGATCGCCGTGTCGGGTTCGAAGGAAGACCGCGCTGCCGTGCAGATTCACGACATGGGTGTGTATCTGAAGAAGAACGAGCAGGGCGAGCTGGTGGCCGACATTCTGGCCGGCGGCGGCATGGGCCGTACGCCGATCATCGGCGCGATCATCCGCCGCGATTTGCCGTGGCAACATCTGCTGACCTACTGCGAAGCCGTGCTGCGCGTGTACAACCGCTATGGCCGCCGCGACAACATGTACAAGGCGCGGATCAAGATTCTCGTGAAGGCGTTGAGCCCGGAGAAATTCTCGGCGCAAGTGGAAGAAGAATGGCAACACCTGAAGGACGGTCCTTCGACGCTGACGCAAGCCGAAGTGGATCGCGTGTCGCAATACTTCCAGCCGCCGGTGTATGAAAAGCTGGCCGACACGGATGCATCGTTCGAAAAGCATTTGCTGGAAAACCGTGCGTTCGCGCGCTGGGTCGAACGTAACGTGCGTCCGCACAAGGTGACGGGCTATTCGTCCGTCACGCTGTCGCTGAAGCCGACCACGATCGCCCCGGGCGACGCCACCGACGCGCAGATGGAAGCGGTCGCCGATTGGGCCGACGAATACTCGCTCGGCGAAATCCGCGTGTCGCACGAACAGAACCTGATTCTCGCGAACGTGCAGAAGCGCGACCTGTTCGCGCTGTGGGAAAAGGCCAAGGCGCAAGGTTTCGCAACGCCGAACATCGGCTTGCTGACCGACATCATCGCGTGCCCGGGCGGCGATTTCTGCTCGCTCGCGAATGCGAAGTCGATTCCGATCGCGCTGGCGATTCAGGAACGTTTCAACGATCTCGATTACGTGTACGACCTTGGCGACGTGTCGCTGAACATCTCGGGTTGTATCAACGCTTGCGGTCACCACCACGTCGGCAACATCGGCATTCTGGGCGTCGATAAGGACGGTTCGGAGTGGTATCAGGTGACGCTCGGCGGCGAGCAGGGCACGGGCGCCACGGGCGCGCATCTCGGCCGCGTGATCGGCCCGTCGTTCTCGGCGGAAGAAATGCCGGACGTGATCAGCAAGGTGATCGATACGTTCGTGGAAAACCGCATTGAGGGCGAGCGCTTCGTCGAAACGTACAATCGCATCGGCATCACCCCGTTCAAGGAACGTGTGTACGCCTCGCGCCAACCGGCTCACGCGTAA
- a CDS encoding DUF934 domain-containing protein, whose product MASIIKNRAIVNDDWTVVRAAEDGTLPAVDALPAGKVLVPLALWQAERDALTASRSTAEIGVWLAPDSEPADLVGDFDTIALIGVDFPVFRDGRGYSIGRLLRERYGYKGELRAIGDVLRDQLTFMFRCGFDAYALRSDKDFDDALKAFDEFSFNYQGAVNSSPLFRRREAGEPAKASA is encoded by the coding sequence ATGGCTTCTATCATCAAGAACCGCGCGATCGTCAACGATGACTGGACGGTGGTCCGCGCCGCCGAAGACGGCACGCTGCCCGCAGTCGATGCCTTGCCGGCCGGCAAAGTGCTGGTGCCGCTCGCGCTGTGGCAGGCTGAGCGCGATGCGCTGACCGCTTCGCGCAGCACCGCTGAAATCGGCGTGTGGCTCGCGCCGGATAGCGAACCGGCGGATCTCGTCGGCGACTTCGACACGATCGCGCTGATCGGCGTGGACTTCCCGGTGTTCCGCGACGGCCGCGGCTACAGCATCGGCCGCCTGTTGCGCGAGCGCTATGGCTATAAGGGCGAACTGCGCGCGATCGGCGACGTGCTGCGCGATCAGTTGACGTTTATGTTCCGCTGCGGCTTCGACGCTTACGCATTGCGTTCGGATAAAGACTTCGACGACGCGCTCAAGGCGTTCGACGAATTCAGCTTCAACTATCAGGGCGCGGTGAACTCGTCGCCGCTGTTCCGCCGCCGTGAAGCGGGCGAACCGGCAAAGGCCTCGGCATGA
- a CDS encoding phosphoadenylyl-sulfate reductase translates to MSDAQSLTPELAAKVERLNALLDSIAARHANVKLASSLAAEDMLLTHAILSRGVKIGIFSLNTGRLHAETLGMLDRVKERYGYDIEQFHPQAAAVEEYVGSHGLNAFYESVDLRKRCCEIRKVEPLNRALSDVSAWVTGQRREQSVTRAELHEEEHDAARNIAKFNPLTDWTEAEVWDYLKTLNVPVNPLHARGYPSIGCEPCTRAIRPGEDSRAGRWWWESRDTKECGLHITTITPIPVSSSEKVSA, encoded by the coding sequence ATGAGCGACGCCCAATCGCTCACGCCGGAACTCGCCGCGAAGGTCGAGCGCCTTAATGCGCTGCTCGATTCGATCGCCGCGCGTCACGCGAACGTCAAGCTCGCCAGCAGCCTCGCAGCGGAAGACATGCTGCTCACCCACGCGATTCTGTCGCGTGGCGTGAAGATCGGCATCTTCTCGCTGAACACCGGCCGTCTGCACGCGGAAACGCTCGGCATGCTCGATCGCGTGAAAGAGCGCTACGGTTACGATATCGAGCAGTTTCATCCACAAGCGGCCGCGGTTGAAGAATATGTCGGCTCGCACGGTCTGAACGCCTTCTATGAAAGCGTCGATCTGCGCAAGCGCTGCTGCGAAATCCGCAAGGTCGAACCGCTGAACCGCGCGCTGTCGGACGTCAGCGCGTGGGTGACGGGCCAACGCCGCGAGCAGTCGGTGACGCGTGCCGAGCTGCATGAGGAAGAACACGACGCCGCGCGCAACATCGCCAAGTTCAATCCGCTGACGGACTGGACCGAAGCTGAAGTGTGGGACTATCTGAAAACGTTGAATGTGCCGGTCAATCCGCTGCATGCGCGCGGTTACCCGAGCATCGGCTGCGAGCCTTGTACCCGCGCGATCCGTCCCGGTGAAGACAGCCGGGCGGGGCGCTGGTGGTGGGAGTCGCGCGATACGAAGGAATGCGGACTGCACATCACGACGATTACGCCGATCCCCGTCAGCAGCAGCGAAAAGGTTTCGGCATAA